From Magnolia sinica isolate HGM2019 chromosome 13, MsV1, whole genome shotgun sequence, one genomic window encodes:
- the LOC131222610 gene encoding G-type lectin S-receptor-like serine/threonine-protein kinase LECRK1 translates to MAIIILLCFLLQLLSSSFHFSVAQTQAANITLGSILSAGNTSSWLSPSGDFAFGFYPVGGGLFLVGIWFEKIQIPTKTLVWSANRDRPVSEGSTLELTRSGWLVVQGPQGSGSFYIHNGTAASSASMQNDGNFVLRDSSSKVIWQSFDSPTDTLLPGQVLNENQTLFSSADDYSTGRYMLKMQDDGNLVMSAPGFTDQGYWWTTEGDNLNRNQILIFNESSALMYLAINNTDIIHNVTGGKHPPAPVGDYYHRAMIDDMGNFKQYACSKVNGTWSIVWSALDNPCYPNALCGAYGYCVLDGNEPRCRCLQGYSPLDLNNRWKGCYADIPLRQSCEADTSAVYEMEDADFPNHGYADLSQITNSDKESCRKAVMEDCSCIAAVLENGRCRKKRAPLLNGREGSKFTGRIAFIKVATSNKGTKKSRYSQALVAGLVPSSILAVLFVVLALYCYVARSSKQREPTSSEINLRAYTYKELKEATDGFTRKLGRGAFGTVYSGILRSEGEQIEVAVKQLEKVIEEGEKEFKTELRVIGRTHHKNLVRLLGFCDENSHRLLVYELMKGGSLSDFLFGRNDKPSWGQRAEIALGITRGLSYLHEECETQIIHCDIKPQNVLLDTNCTAKIADFGLAKLLMKDQTRTSTNVRGTRGYMAPEWLKNLPVTMKVDVYSFGVMLLEIICCRRHIDLDRVEKESEDADLYITDLVLSCMKAGELRRLVEQEEEVLSDFKRFERMAMVGLWCVHPDPGLRPSMKRVRQMLEGTFDVGVPPLVTA, encoded by the coding sequence ATGGCTATTATTATACTCCTTTGCTTCCTACTCCAactactttcttcttctttccatttctcTGTTGCTCAAACTCAAGCAGCAAACATAACCTTGGGCTCCATCCTCTCTGCTGGAAACACTTCCTCATGGCTCTCTCCTTCTGGTGACTTCGCATTTGGGTTCTATCCTGTTGGCGGAGGCCTCTTCCTCGTAGGGATTTGGTTTGAAAAAATCCAAATCCCCACGAAAACTCTTGTTTGGTCAGCAAACAGAGACAGACCAGTAAGCGAAGGGTCGACCCTTGAGCTAACCCGTAGCGGTTGGCTTGTTGTCCAAGGTCCGCAAGGCAGTGGTAGCTTCTATATCCACAACGGGACTGCTGCGAGTTCAGCATCCATGCAAAACGACGGCAATTTTGTACTAAGGGACTCAAGTTCTAAGGTCATATGGCAAAGCTTTGATTCCCCAACTGACACCCTACTACCAGGTCAAGTTCTAAACGAGAACCAAACGCTTTTCTCTAGCGCCGACGACTACTCGACGGGAAGATATATGTTGAAGATGCAAGATGACGGCAATCTCGTTATGTCTGCACCCGGATTCACTGATCAAGGTTACTGGTGGACCACCGAAGGCGACAACTTGAACCGAAACCAGATTCTCATTTTTAATGAGAGCAGCGCACTCATGTACCTTGCCATCAATAACACAGACATCATCCACAACGTGACAGGTGGAAAACATCCACCTGCACCCGTTGGAGATTACTACCATAGGGCGATGATCGATGACATGGGCAATTTCAAGCAATATGCTTGTTCAAAAGTGAACGGGACATGGTCAATAGTATGGAGTGCGCTCGATAATCCTTGCTATCCAAATGCTCTTTGTGGGGCATATGGCTACTGCGTTTTGGATGGCAATGAACCGAGATGCCGATGCCTCCAAGGTTACTCTCCATTGGATTTGAACAATCGGTGGAAAGGATGCTACGCCGACATTCCGCTGCGGCAGAGTTGTGAAGCGGATACATCTGCGGTATATGAGATGGAAGATGCTGATTTCCCTAATCATGGGTATGCAGATCTTTCCCAAATAACAAACTCGGACAAAGAGAGCTGCAGAAAGGCTGTCATGGAGGACTGTTCTTGCATTGCTGCAGTCCTGGAAAATGGGCGATgtaggaagaagagagcgcctctGCTGAATGGTAGAGAGGGATCTAAATTTACGGGACGAATCGCTTTCATAAAGGTGGCAACCAGCAATAAAGGAACCAAGAAGAGCCGTTATTCTCAGGCACTTGTGGCTGGGCTTGTACCAAGCAGTATCCTGGCTGTCTTGTTTGTAGTGCTTGCCCTCTACTGTTATGTTGCTCGCAGTTCCAAGCAAAGGGAACCCACTTCCAGTGAAATAAACCTGCGGGCATATACGTACAAGGAGTTGAAAGAAGCGACAGATGGGTTCACAAGAAAGCTCGGCCGTGGGGCTTTTGGAACCGTTTACAGTGGTATCCTACGGTCAGAGGGCGAACAGATAGAGGTAGCCGTGAAGCAGCTAGAGAAGGTGATAGAAGAGGGCGAGAAAGAGTTCAAGACCGAGCTGAGGGTAATCGGTCGGACCCATCACAAGAATCTGGTCCGACTGCTGGGGTTCTGCGATGAGAATAGTCACAGACTTTTGGTTTATGAGTTGATGAAGGGCGGCTCTCTATCTGACTTCCTTTTCGGTAGGAACGATAAGCCAAGCTGGGGTCAAAGGGCCGAAATAGCTCTTGGGATCACTAGAGGCCTGTCATACTTGCACGAGGAGTGTGAGACCCAGATCATCCACTGCGATATAAAACCACAAAACGTGCTGCTCGACACAAATTGCACGGCCAAGATTGCAGACTTCGGCTTGGCAAAACTTCTGATGAAAGATCAAACTCGGACCAGCACCAATGTCAGAGGGACAAGAGGGTACATGGCACCTGAGTGGCTCAAGAATTTGCCCGTAACGATGAAGGTGGATGTTTATAGCTTTGGTGTCATGTTGCTCGAGATCATTTGTTGCAGGAGGCACATCGATCTGGACAGGGTCGAAAAAGAGTCTGAGGATGCAGATTTATATATAACAGACTTGGTCCTAAGCTGTATGAAGGCTGGAGAACTGCGGAGGTTGGTGGAGCAGGAGGAAGAGGTCTTGAGCGACTTCAAAAGGTTTGAAAGGATGGCCATGGTGGGATTGTGGTGTGTGCACCCAGACCCAGGTCTTAGACCATCCATGAAGAGGGTGAGACAAATGTTAGAAGGGACATTCGATGTAGGCGTCCCACCTCTGGTCACTGCATaa